From the Gallaecimonas kandeliae genome, one window contains:
- a CDS encoding ABC transporter ATP-binding protein, translated as MIELQGVSRRFELGGQQVKGLDRVDLQIAKGDYVSVMGPSGSGKSTLLNVLGLLDRPDEGEYRLAGTATRHLSEEERTRLRASHVGFVFQSFHLVRRLSAADNMALPLVLAGVAPKVRQARIQALLADLQLTDRAAHLPHQLSGGQQQRVAIGRAMAAKPQLLLADEPTGNLDSKAGGQVISLLEDLNRQGITLVLVTHDMEVGKRARRRLRMIDGAIVEDSG; from the coding sequence ATGATTGAGCTGCAAGGGGTGAGCCGGCGCTTTGAGCTGGGCGGCCAGCAGGTCAAGGGGCTGGACAGGGTCGATCTCCAGATCGCCAAAGGGGACTATGTGTCGGTGATGGGCCCCTCCGGTTCGGGCAAGTCGACCCTGCTCAACGTACTGGGGCTGCTGGACAGGCCGGACGAAGGGGAATACCGCCTGGCCGGCACCGCCACCCGCCACCTGTCGGAGGAGGAGCGGACCCGGCTCAGGGCCAGCCATGTGGGCTTCGTGTTCCAATCCTTCCATCTGGTCCGGCGCCTGAGCGCCGCCGACAACATGGCCCTGCCGCTGGTGCTGGCCGGGGTGGCGCCCAAAGTGCGCCAGGCCCGTATCCAGGCGCTGCTGGCGGATCTGCAATTGACCGACCGCGCGGCACATCTCCCCCACCAGCTATCCGGCGGCCAGCAGCAGCGGGTGGCCATAGGCAGGGCCATGGCCGCCAAGCCGCAGCTGCTGCTGGCGGACGAGCCTACCGGCAACCTGGATTCCAAGGCCGGCGGCCAGGTCATTTCCCTCTTGGAAGATCTCAACCGCCAGGGCATCACCCTGGTGCTGGTCACCCATGACATGGAGGTGGGTAAGCGGGCCAGGCGCCGGCTGCGCATGATTGATGGCGCCATAGTGGAAGACAGCGGATGA